A genome region from Trachemys scripta elegans isolate TJP31775 chromosome 2, CAS_Tse_1.0, whole genome shotgun sequence includes the following:
- the LRRTM4 gene encoding leucine-rich repeat transmembrane neuronal protein 4 isoform X2 — translation MGFHLIKQLRGMSVVLVLLPTVLFLMLAGAQRACPKNCRCDGKIVYCESHAFRDIPQNISGGSQGLSLRYNSIQKLKSNQFAGLNQLVWLYLDHNYISSVDEDAFQGIRRLKELILSSNKITHLHNKTFHPVPNLRNLDLSYNKLQVLQSEQFKGLRKLLILHLRSNSLKTVPIRVFQDCRNLDFLDLGYNRLRSLSRNAFAGLLKLTELHLEHNQFSKINFAHFPRLFNLRSIYLQWNRIRSINQGLTWTWSSLHNLDLSGNDITGIEPGTFKCLPNLQKLNLDSNKLTNISQETVNAWISLISITLSGNMWECTRSICPLVTWLKNFKGNKESTMICAGPKQIQGEKVSDAVETYNICAEIQVVVTERSYQPPKTPQRPLFIPKPTISKLENNQMTSVMPTPSPDLPTPGTEPEYEHVSFHKIIAGSVALFLSVAMILLVIYVSWKRYPASMKQLQQHSLMKRRRKKARESERQMNSPLQEYYVDYKPTNSETMDVSVNGSGPCTYTISGSRECEV, via the exons ATGG GTTTCCATTTAATTAAGCAGCTGAGAGGCATGAGTGTGGTGTTAGTGCTACTGCCTACGGTCCTGTTTCTTATGCTCGCAGGGGCTCAGCGGGCTTGCCCCAAGAACTGCAGATGTGATGGCAAAATTGTGTACTGTGAATCACATGCATTCAGAGATATCCCTCAGAATATTTCCGGAGGGTCTCAAGGCTTATCGCTACGGTACAACAGCATCCAGAAGCTTAAATCAAATCAGTTTGCAGGCCTGAATCAGCTCGTATGGCTTTATCTTGACCATAATTACATCAGCTCCGTAGACGAGGATGCGTTTCAGGGGATCCGTCGGCTGAAGGAATTAATTCTGAGCTCCAACAAAATTACCCATCTGCACAACAAAACATTTCACCCGGTCCCCAATCTCCGCAATCTGGACCTTTCTTACAACAAGTTGCAGGTGTTGCAATCTGAGCAATTTAAGGGCCTTCGCAAACTCTTGATCTTGCACTTGCGGTCGAACTCATTGAAAACGGTGCCAATCAGAGTTTTTCAAGATTGCCGAAATCTTGATTTTCTGGATTTGGGCTACAACCGTCTGCGGAGTTTATCCCGTAATGCTTTCGCTGGCCTCTTGAAGCTAACAGAGCTCCACTTGGAGCACAATCAGTTTTCAAAGATCAACTTTGCCCACTTTCCACGCCTCTTCAACCTCCGCTCTATTTATTTGCAATGGAATAGGATCCGGTCTATTAACCAAGGGCTAACATGGACTTGGAGTTCCTTGCACAACTTGGATTTATCGGGGAATGACATCACTGGGATAGAACCTGGAACCTTCAAATGCCTCCCCAACCTGCAAAAGCTGAACTTGGATTCCAACAAACTCACCAACATCTCTCAGGAGACTGTCAATGCGTGGATCTCGCTAATATCCATCACTTTGTCCGGAAATATGTGGGAATGTACTCGAAGCATTTGCCCTCTTGTTACTTGGCTTAAGAATTTCAAGGGAAATAAAGAAAGCACTATGATATGCGCAGGTCCTAAGCAAATCCAGGGCGAAAAGGTGAGCGATGCTGTGGAAACATATAATATCTGTGCCGAAATCCAGGTTGTGGTCACTGAAAGATCATACCAGCCACCTAAAACACCCCAGAGACCTCTCTTTATCCCCAAACCTACCATTTCCAAACTGGAAAACAATCAAATGACCTCTGTGATGCCCACTCCTTCTCCAGACTTACCAACACCTGGAACAGAACCAGAGTATGAGCATGTTTCCTTTCATAAAATCATTGCTGGGAGTGTCGCCCTCTTTCTTTCAGTGGCTATGATTTTGTTGGTTATCTACGTGTCTTGGAAGCGGTACCCAGCCAGCATGAAACAACTGCAGCAACACTCTCTCATGAAGAGGCGCAGGAAAAAGGCCAGAGAGTCCGAAAGGCAAATGAACTCCCCTTTACAGGAGTATTACGTGGACTACAAGCCGACAAACTCTGAGACCATGGATGTATCCGTTAATGGATCTGGGCCCTGCACATATACCATCTCTGGCTCCAGGGAATGTGAGGTATGA